The Saccharopolyspora gloriosae genome has a segment encoding these proteins:
- a CDS encoding GntR family transcriptional regulator produces MTEESDAEPRVPLRDQVYGTLQARISDGELRPGDRLFEQELAAEFGVSRVPVREAIRMLQSAGLVEVLPRRRGVFVRSLDRRQLEELFDVRESLEALAAKLAAQRSDAEDVGRLGRLAAQARAALDSSDVTAMSEANTAFHDEVIALSRNELLTSMLEPLHGRLAWLFRLNPEPERVCAEHEELYAAVAAGDGARAWEVAQRHVQASRVMVLDRMVF; encoded by the coding sequence GTGACTGAAGAGTCGGACGCGGAGCCGCGCGTTCCGCTGCGCGACCAGGTTTACGGCACGTTGCAGGCGCGCATCAGCGACGGTGAGCTCCGTCCCGGCGATCGGCTCTTCGAGCAGGAGCTCGCCGCGGAGTTCGGCGTGTCGCGCGTTCCCGTCCGGGAGGCGATCCGGATGCTCCAGAGCGCGGGCCTGGTCGAGGTGCTGCCGCGCCGACGCGGCGTGTTCGTCCGGAGCCTGGATCGTCGCCAGCTCGAAGAGCTCTTCGACGTCCGCGAGTCCCTGGAGGCGCTGGCCGCGAAGCTCGCCGCTCAACGCAGCGATGCCGAGGACGTGGGGCGCTTGGGCCGGTTGGCCGCGCAGGCGCGCGCAGCGCTGGACTCCTCCGACGTGACGGCCATGTCGGAGGCGAACACCGCGTTCCACGACGAGGTCATCGCGTTGTCCCGCAACGAACTCCTGACTTCGATGCTGGAACCGCTGCACGGCCGGTTGGCCTGGCTGTTCCGGCTGAACCCGGAGCCCGAGCGGGTGTGCGCCGAGCACGAGGAGCTCTACGCCGCGGTCGCGGCAGGGGACGGCGCCCGCGCGTGGGAGGTCGCTCAGCGCCACGTGCAGGCGAGCCGCGTGATGGTGCTCGACCGGATGGTGTTCTGA
- the gcl gene encoding glyoxylate carboligase, translated as MPKVPVMQAVVDVLESEGVDTAFGCPGAAILPLYAALEHRDIKHLIVRHEEGATHMADGWARTNGRVGVAIGTSGPAGTNMITGLYTAQADSIPMVCITGQAVSTKLHQEAFQAVDIVEIAKPVTKWAVQVKEAAQAPWIFREAFRTARSGRPGPVLIDLPLDVQQQVIDWDPAIDAPLPVAAVRPHPPRVEKALDMLLESDRPLLLAGGGILLGEAHEQLRELAELLGVPVQTTLMGKGSFPEDHELFAGMTGVQTSQRYGNESFLEADLVLALGARFGDRHTGALDVYRGERKFIHVDIEPTQIGKVFGPDLGVVSDTGLFLTALLAAAKRRASAKDYRPWVRRVGELKRTLTRPDDYDAVPIKAPRVFREINALFDPDTYFVTAIGLYQIWSGQFQTAHKPRHYQVCGQAGPLGWEIPAAIGVKSAEPGAEVAAVVGDYGFQFLVEELAVAAQYHVPFVIIMLNNEYLGLIRQAELGYEMNTEVDIHYDTYGTDNVKVMEAYGCTGRRVFVPGELAGSIEWARKEAATTSRPVLVEVMIEREANTPRGIRIDAMIEPEQVPFG; from the coding sequence ATGCCGAAAGTTCCTGTCATGCAGGCTGTGGTCGACGTCCTCGAATCCGAAGGAGTCGACACCGCCTTCGGCTGCCCCGGAGCCGCGATCCTCCCGCTGTACGCGGCGCTGGAACACCGCGACATCAAGCACCTCATCGTGCGCCACGAAGAGGGTGCCACGCACATGGCCGACGGTTGGGCGCGGACCAACGGTCGTGTCGGCGTCGCCATCGGCACCTCCGGCCCGGCGGGCACGAACATGATCACCGGCCTGTACACCGCGCAGGCCGACTCCATCCCGATGGTCTGCATCACCGGTCAGGCGGTGTCGACCAAGCTGCACCAGGAAGCCTTCCAGGCGGTCGACATCGTTGAGATCGCCAAGCCCGTCACCAAGTGGGCCGTGCAGGTCAAGGAGGCGGCTCAGGCGCCGTGGATCTTCCGGGAGGCGTTCCGCACCGCTCGCTCCGGACGCCCCGGTCCGGTGCTGATCGACCTGCCACTGGACGTGCAGCAGCAGGTGATCGATTGGGATCCCGCGATCGACGCTCCGCTGCCCGTGGCCGCAGTGCGACCGCATCCGCCGCGCGTCGAGAAGGCCCTGGACATGCTGCTCGAATCCGATCGGCCGTTGTTGCTGGCGGGCGGCGGGATTCTGCTGGGGGAGGCCCACGAGCAGTTGCGTGAACTCGCCGAACTGCTCGGCGTCCCCGTGCAGACCACGTTGATGGGCAAGGGATCGTTCCCCGAGGACCACGAGCTGTTCGCCGGGATGACCGGTGTTCAGACCAGCCAGCGCTACGGCAACGAATCCTTCCTGGAAGCCGATCTGGTGCTGGCGCTGGGCGCGCGGTTCGGCGACCGGCACACCGGGGCGCTCGATGTTTACCGAGGTGAGCGCAAGTTCATCCACGTCGACATCGAACCGACGCAGATCGGGAAGGTCTTCGGACCCGATCTCGGCGTCGTCTCGGACACCGGGCTGTTCCTCACGGCCTTGCTCGCGGCGGCGAAGCGTCGCGCGTCGGCCAAGGACTACCGGCCCTGGGTTCGGCGCGTCGGCGAGTTGAAGCGGACCTTGACCCGGCCCGACGACTACGACGCGGTGCCGATCAAAGCTCCCCGGGTGTTCCGTGAGATCAACGCCCTGTTCGACCCCGACACCTATTTCGTCACCGCGATCGGGCTCTACCAGATCTGGTCCGGCCAGTTCCAGACCGCGCACAAACCCCGGCACTACCAGGTGTGCGGCCAGGCAGGTCCGCTCGGCTGGGAGATCCCGGCGGCCATCGGCGTGAAGTCCGCCGAGCCCGGCGCGGAGGTGGCGGCGGTCGTCGGCGACTACGGCTTCCAGTTCCTGGTGGAGGAACTGGCCGTGGCCGCGCAGTACCACGTCCCGTTCGTGATCATCATGCTGAACAACGAGTACCTCGGCCTGATCCGGCAGGCGGAGCTGGGCTACGAGATGAACACCGAGGTCGACATCCACTACGACACCTACGGCACCGACAACGTCAAGGTCATGGAGGCGTACGGCTGCACCGGGCGTCGCGTGTTCGTGCCCGGTGAGCTGGCCGGTTCGATCGAGTGGGCGCGCAAGGAGGCCGCGACGACGAGCCGCCCGGTGCTGGTCGAAGTGATGATCGAGCGGGAGGCGAACACCCCGCGCGGGATCCGCATCGACGCGATGATCGAGCCGGAGCAGGTGCCGTTCGGCTAG
- a CDS encoding NCS1 family nucleobase:cation symporter-1, with amino-acid sequence MTAEDRRSDVECAPSDRLYSYDLAPTKKDGRRWGAYNVFTLWANDVHSLGNYAFAIGLFALGLNVWGILAAFALASVLLFLLLTLSGYMGHKAGVPFPVMSRIAFGTKGAQLPAAVRGIVAIAWFGIQTYLASAVLNTLLVAMFPALAPLRDREVLGLSLLGWITFLALWAVQVLIVSYGMHVIRRYMAIAAPTTLITMCGLAIWMFARADFSLSLSTAQPLTGGAMWLQVLEGAALWVVIYGTFVLNFCDFTRSAKSRRSIVRGNLVGIPVNMLFFAAIVVVLSGAQFKLDGRVITSPTDIVQTIPNMVLLAVASVALIILTIAVNLLANFVAPIYVLVNLFPRYLNFRRAGLVSAIIGLVILPWNLYDSPVVVNYFLGGLGALLGPLFGVIMADYWLLRRTRVNVPDLYTEDAGGEYHYRRGYNPKAVWAFLPAAAIAVVVALVPAFGAASGFSWFIGAALGAIIYAVISDRHLDGQDVDGEAIAVAAE; translated from the coding sequence ATGACTGCCGAGGACCGCCGGTCGGACGTGGAGTGCGCGCCCAGCGACCGGTTGTACAGCTACGACCTGGCTCCCACGAAGAAGGACGGGCGCCGCTGGGGCGCGTACAACGTCTTCACGCTCTGGGCCAACGACGTGCACAGCCTCGGGAACTACGCGTTCGCGATCGGCCTGTTCGCGCTGGGGCTGAACGTGTGGGGAATCCTGGCGGCCTTCGCCCTCGCTTCGGTGCTGCTGTTCCTGCTGCTGACGCTGTCCGGCTACATGGGGCACAAGGCGGGCGTGCCGTTCCCGGTCATGAGCCGCATCGCGTTCGGGACGAAGGGCGCGCAGCTGCCTGCGGCCGTCCGCGGAATCGTGGCCATCGCGTGGTTCGGCATCCAGACGTACCTGGCCTCCGCGGTGCTGAACACCTTGCTGGTGGCCATGTTCCCCGCGCTGGCGCCGCTGCGGGACCGTGAGGTGCTGGGACTTTCGCTGCTCGGCTGGATCACGTTCCTCGCGCTCTGGGCCGTGCAGGTGCTCATCGTCAGCTACGGCATGCACGTGATCCGCAGGTACATGGCGATCGCCGCGCCGACGACGCTGATCACCATGTGCGGCCTCGCGATCTGGATGTTCGCGCGGGCGGACTTCTCCCTCTCGCTGTCGACGGCGCAGCCGCTCACCGGTGGCGCGATGTGGTTGCAGGTGCTGGAGGGCGCCGCGCTCTGGGTGGTCATCTACGGGACGTTCGTGCTGAACTTCTGCGACTTCACGCGCTCGGCCAAGAGCCGCCGGTCGATCGTGCGCGGCAACCTGGTCGGCATCCCGGTGAACATGCTCTTCTTCGCCGCGATCGTCGTTGTGCTCAGCGGAGCGCAGTTCAAGCTGGACGGCCGGGTGATCACCAGTCCGACCGACATCGTCCAGACGATTCCGAACATGGTCCTGCTGGCGGTCGCTTCGGTGGCGCTGATCATCCTGACCATCGCGGTGAACCTGCTCGCCAACTTCGTGGCCCCGATCTACGTGCTGGTGAACCTTTTCCCGCGATACTTGAACTTCCGCCGCGCGGGCCTGGTGAGCGCGATCATCGGACTCGTCATCCTGCCGTGGAACCTCTACGACAGCCCGGTCGTGGTGAACTACTTCCTCGGCGGTCTCGGCGCACTGCTCGGCCCGCTGTTCGGCGTGATCATGGCCGATTACTGGCTGCTGCGGAGAACTCGCGTGAACGTCCCGGACCTCTACACCGAGGACGCCGGCGGCGAGTACCACTACCGGCGCGGGTACAACCCGAAGGCCGTTTGGGCGTTCCTGCCCGCGGCGGCGATCGCGGTCGTGGTCGCGTTGGTGCCGGCTTTCGGTGCGGCGTCCGGGTTCTCCTGGTTCATCGGCGCGGCGCTCGGCGCGATCATCTACGCGGTCATCAGCGATCGCCACCTGGACGGGCAGGACGTGGACGGCGAGGCGATCGCCGTGGCCGCCGAATGA
- a CDS encoding hydroxypyruvate isomerase family protein: MVSSVRYDVNLSILFTELDVLQRPAAAKAAGFYAVEYWWPFSVPVPSDQEVEAFVRAVEDAGVRLVGLNFFAGALPAGERGVLSDPARASEFADNLDVAVGIGDRLGCRAFNALYGNRVHGLEPSEQDDVATESLIRAAQATARIGGRVLIEPVSGVPDYPLKKAADALRVIDRVHEEGGVDNLRLLFDIYHLTVNGDDPDAVIERHAQQIGHVQIADAPGRNEPGTGDIDFDRCFGKLDAAGYTGYVGLEYKPSGASADGFDWLER; this comes from the coding sequence CTGGTGAGTTCCGTCCGATACGACGTCAACCTCTCGATCCTGTTCACCGAACTCGACGTGCTGCAACGGCCCGCCGCGGCGAAAGCCGCCGGCTTCTACGCCGTGGAGTACTGGTGGCCGTTCTCGGTCCCGGTGCCCTCGGACCAGGAGGTCGAGGCGTTCGTGCGAGCCGTCGAGGACGCCGGGGTGCGGCTCGTCGGCCTGAACTTCTTCGCCGGTGCCCTGCCCGCCGGTGAGCGCGGGGTGCTGTCCGATCCGGCCCGGGCGAGCGAGTTCGCCGACAACCTCGACGTCGCGGTCGGCATCGGCGACCGGCTCGGGTGCCGCGCGTTCAACGCGCTCTACGGCAACCGCGTCCACGGCCTCGAACCGTCCGAACAGGACGATGTAGCGACCGAGAGCCTCATCCGGGCGGCGCAGGCGACCGCGCGCATCGGGGGCCGGGTGCTCATCGAGCCGGTCAGCGGCGTGCCGGATTACCCGCTGAAGAAGGCCGCGGACGCGCTGCGGGTCATCGACCGGGTGCACGAGGAAGGCGGCGTGGACAACCTGCGGTTGCTCTTCGACATCTACCACCTGACGGTCAACGGCGACGACCCGGACGCGGTGATCGAACGGCACGCGCAGCAGATCGGCCACGTTCAGATCGCCGACGCTCCGGGGCGCAACGAGCCGGGAACCGGTGACATCGACTTCGACCGTTGCTTCGGCAAGCTCGACGCCGCCGGTTACACCGGATACGTCGGCCTGGAGTACAAGCCGAGCGGGGCCAGTGCGGACGGTTTCGACTGGCTGGAGCGCTGA
- a CDS encoding class I SAM-dependent methyltransferase, giving the protein MTVEGASRAYGRRAEEYIGLLGSIEATASADRELVGAWAQALPGGPVIDVGCGPGHWTNWLHGRGIDVEGVDPTPEFLADARKRFPDVRFREGRADRLDVADSSSAGVLAWYSLIHLRPDRVPDALAEFARAIKPGGGLLVGFFNGPELEPFDHAVTTAYFWPIDRFSGAIEQAGFAVADRRTRADPGARPHGAIVARRLD; this is encoded by the coding sequence GTGACGGTCGAGGGTGCGAGTCGGGCATATGGGCGGCGGGCCGAGGAGTACATCGGGTTGCTCGGCAGCATCGAGGCGACCGCGTCCGCTGATCGTGAGCTGGTCGGCGCCTGGGCGCAGGCGCTGCCCGGCGGGCCGGTCATCGACGTCGGCTGCGGGCCGGGGCATTGGACGAACTGGCTGCACGGACGGGGAATCGACGTCGAGGGCGTCGATCCGACACCCGAATTCCTCGCCGATGCCCGGAAGCGCTTCCCGGACGTCCGGTTCCGGGAAGGCCGTGCGGATCGGCTCGACGTCGCCGATTCGAGCTCGGCGGGCGTACTCGCCTGGTACTCGCTGATCCACCTCCGACCGGACCGCGTGCCCGACGCGCTCGCCGAGTTCGCCCGCGCCATCAAGCCCGGCGGGGGACTTCTCGTCGGATTCTTCAACGGGCCGGAGCTGGAGCCGTTCGACCACGCGGTCACCACCGCGTACTTCTGGCCGATCGACCGCTTCAGCGGCGCGATCGAGCAGGCCGGTTTCGCCGTTGCGGACCGGCGCACCCGCGCTGATCCGGGAGCCCGGCCGCACGGCGCGATCGTGGCTCGCCGACTCGACTGA
- a CDS encoding aspartate/glutamate racemase family protein: MRILVVNVNTTVAITESIGEQAAGVAAPGTEIVALTPSFGAESVEGNYESHLAAIAVMEAVRAYPEPFDAVIQAGYGEHGREGLQELLDVPVVDITEAAASTAQFVGRSYSVVTSLDRTVPLIEDRLSTAGLFGRCASVRASGLAVLDLDRDPGAAVDAIAEQAVRAVNDDKAEVICLGCGGMSGLAERVLERTGVPVVDGVTAAVTIAESLVRLGLMTSKVRTYAAPRPKRMTNWPPRF; this comes from the coding sequence ATGCGCATTCTCGTCGTCAACGTCAACACGACCGTGGCCATCACCGAATCGATCGGAGAGCAGGCCGCCGGTGTCGCGGCTCCCGGCACCGAGATCGTTGCGCTGACGCCGTCGTTCGGCGCGGAATCCGTTGAGGGCAACTACGAGAGCCACCTCGCGGCGATCGCCGTGATGGAAGCGGTCCGGGCCTACCCCGAGCCGTTCGACGCCGTCATTCAGGCCGGATACGGCGAGCACGGCCGGGAGGGCCTGCAGGAGCTGCTGGACGTTCCGGTCGTGGACATCACCGAGGCCGCCGCGAGCACCGCCCAGTTCGTCGGCCGGTCCTATTCGGTGGTGACCAGTCTGGACCGCACGGTGCCGCTGATCGAGGACCGGCTCAGCACGGCGGGTCTGTTCGGCCGGTGCGCGTCGGTGCGGGCGAGCGGCTTGGCCGTGCTGGACCTCGACCGCGACCCTGGCGCCGCCGTCGACGCCATCGCCGAACAGGCCGTGCGCGCCGTGAACGACGACAAGGCCGAGGTCATCTGCCTTGGGTGCGGCGGCATGTCGGGGCTCGCCGAGCGGGTGCTCGAACGCACCGGGGTTCCCGTGGTCGACGGTGTGACGGCGGCGGTGACGATCGCGGAATCCCTTGTCCGCCTGGGCCTGATGACATCGAAGGTGCGCACGTACGCCGCTCCTCGCCCCAAGAGGATGACCAACTGGCCACCTCGGTTCTGA
- the allB gene encoding allantoinase AllB has product MAETATGSAFDVVFRAHRLIGPHGETSGSVGVRDGRIAAVEPLDVELDAAKIVELAEDEVLLPGLVDTHVHVNDPGRSEWEGFETATRAAAEGGITTLVDMPLNSLPPTIDADALELKRETARPKVHVDVGFWGGAVHGNLGELRELHEAGVFGFKCFLLHSGVDEFPPLGPAELEDALRLLARHDAMMIVHAEDSDAIEHAPTAHGEDYGGFLSSRPRGAENVAIAQVIELARRTGARVHILHLSSSDALPMIASARADGVKVTVETCPHYLSFTSEEVPDGGTQFKCCPPIREARNRELLWKGLADGIIDCVVSDHSPCTPELKRFDSGDFGVAWGGVSSLQLGLSAVWTQARVRGRGLADVVDWMARKPAELAGMRRKGAIAVGHDADLCVFAPDDAFVVDVGKLRHRNPVSPYHGRPLSGVVRETWLRGRKIVGPDVETPGPHGQLLNRGEA; this is encoded by the coding sequence TTGGCCGAAACAGCCACCGGTTCAGCGTTCGACGTGGTGTTCCGCGCGCACCGGCTCATCGGTCCGCACGGCGAGACCTCCGGCAGCGTAGGAGTCAGGGACGGGCGCATCGCGGCCGTGGAACCGCTCGATGTCGAGCTCGACGCCGCGAAGATCGTCGAGCTCGCGGAGGACGAGGTGCTGCTGCCCGGCCTCGTCGATACCCACGTGCACGTCAACGACCCCGGCCGCAGCGAGTGGGAGGGTTTCGAGACCGCCACGCGGGCCGCCGCCGAGGGCGGGATCACCACGCTCGTCGACATGCCGCTCAACAGCCTGCCGCCCACCATCGACGCCGATGCGCTGGAGCTCAAGCGCGAGACCGCGCGTCCCAAGGTCCACGTCGACGTCGGTTTCTGGGGCGGCGCCGTGCACGGGAACCTCGGCGAACTCCGGGAACTGCACGAGGCCGGAGTGTTCGGGTTCAAGTGCTTCCTGCTGCACTCCGGTGTGGACGAGTTCCCGCCGCTCGGTCCGGCCGAGTTGGAGGACGCGCTGCGCCTGCTCGCCCGGCACGACGCGATGATGATCGTGCACGCCGAGGACTCCGACGCGATCGAGCACGCCCCGACCGCGCACGGCGAGGACTACGGCGGCTTCCTGAGCTCGCGTCCTCGTGGCGCGGAGAACGTGGCGATCGCGCAGGTCATCGAGCTCGCGCGCCGCACCGGCGCCCGCGTGCACATCCTGCACCTGTCGTCATCGGACGCGCTGCCGATGATCGCCTCGGCGCGTGCCGACGGCGTCAAGGTCACTGTGGAGACCTGTCCGCACTACCTGAGCTTCACTTCTGAGGAGGTCCCCGACGGCGGCACCCAGTTCAAGTGCTGCCCGCCAATCCGGGAGGCCCGCAACCGCGAACTGCTGTGGAAGGGTCTCGCCGACGGGATCATCGATTGCGTCGTCAGCGACCACTCGCCCTGCACGCCGGAGCTCAAGCGCTTCGACAGCGGCGACTTCGGGGTGGCCTGGGGCGGGGTGTCCAGCCTGCAGCTCGGCCTGTCCGCGGTGTGGACGCAGGCGCGGGTGCGCGGACGCGGCCTCGCCGACGTCGTCGACTGGATGGCGCGCAAGCCCGCCGAGCTCGCCGGGATGCGCCGCAAGGGCGCCATCGCGGTCGGCCACGACGCCGACCTGTGCGTGTTCGCCCCCGACGACGCTTTTGTCGTGGACGTCGGGAAGCTGCGCCACCGCAATCCCGTTTCGCCTTACCACGGGCGCCCGTTGTCCGGAGTGGTGCGCGAAACCTGGTTGCGCGGCCGGAAAATCGTCGGCCCGGACGTGGAAACCCCCGGCCCGCACGGACAACTCCTCAACCGTGGCGAAGCCTGA
- a CDS encoding 2-hydroxy-3-oxopropionate reductase, translating into MSKIGFIGLGIMGGPMAANLVQAGHEVTGFNRSPAAVDELVAAGGTAAASIAEAVSGAEVIFTMLPDSPDVESVVFGEDGVLAVAERGALLIDCSTIRPDASRRIAEAAAERGLRSLDAPVSGGEPKAIDGTLSIMVGGEADAFAAAEEALGAVGATIVHVGPAGAGQTVKAANQLIVAGNIGLLAEALVFLEAHGVDAEAGLNVLGGGLAGSNVLSAKGEKMRNREFEPGFRLELHHKDMGIVQAAAREAGLTIPLGTLVAQLVAASVAQGDGALDHSGLLKQITHLNGHD; encoded by the coding sequence GTGAGCAAGATCGGATTCATCGGCCTGGGAATCATGGGCGGCCCGATGGCGGCCAACCTGGTTCAGGCCGGACATGAGGTCACCGGATTCAACCGCAGCCCGGCCGCCGTCGACGAGCTGGTCGCCGCCGGTGGAACGGCGGCCGCGAGCATCGCCGAGGCGGTGTCGGGTGCCGAGGTCATCTTCACCATGCTGCCCGATTCGCCGGACGTCGAATCCGTCGTGTTCGGCGAGGACGGCGTGTTGGCGGTCGCCGAACGGGGCGCGCTGCTCATCGACTGCAGCACCATCCGCCCCGACGCCTCCCGCCGAATCGCCGAAGCCGCGGCGGAGAGGGGCCTGCGGTCGCTCGACGCGCCGGTCAGCGGTGGTGAGCCCAAGGCGATCGACGGCACGCTGTCGATCATGGTCGGCGGTGAGGCGGACGCTTTCGCCGCAGCCGAAGAGGCGCTCGGAGCGGTCGGCGCCACGATCGTCCACGTAGGACCCGCCGGGGCCGGGCAGACCGTCAAGGCGGCGAACCAGCTCATCGTCGCGGGCAACATCGGCCTGCTCGCCGAGGCGCTGGTGTTCCTGGAGGCGCACGGCGTGGACGCCGAGGCCGGGCTGAACGTGCTCGGCGGCGGCCTCGCGGGCAGCAACGTGCTCAGCGCCAAGGGCGAGAAGATGCGCAACCGCGAGTTCGAACCGGGTTTCCGACTCGAACTGCACCACAAGGACATGGGGATCGTCCAGGCCGCCGCCCGCGAAGCGGGTCTGACGATCCCGCTCGGCACGCTCGTCGCCCAACTCGTCGCCGCCTCGGTGGCCCAAGGCGACGGCGCACTCGACCACTCGGGCCTGCTGAAGCAGATCACCCACCTCAACGGCCACGACTGA
- a CDS encoding DUF262 domain-containing protein, giving the protein METLVRTPQDIFYLPQHLVVPLFQRPYVWTEENQWEPLWQDLRRLAELRLDNPNSAATHFLGAVVLQAQENLTGTLQPRLVIDGQQRLTTLQLLMDATAAVLESRSQDNLARRLEALTHNPDYQIELDDDVLKLRHTNRDKAGYNEVMRADPPIVYADLKHAHSLLALGHKFFGERVEQWLGDAEETKFATRAQALTNVITQSLQLVVIDLRSDENSQEIFETLNARGTPLTAADLIKNFVFQRLTAEGVDTHKAYVEDWIFESSFWEKEVGVGRYFISRSSLFLNQWLTSRVGEEISPKQTFGRFKHFVEHETSLTMAELLPVLKQQAGLYRRWIDRANDSHANLDAVELSVYRLQAMELEILKPLLIWLHEPEAVYDKKVIERVVRAAESWIVRRALLRLSTPALGRVVADLVATHRNTPQAELVTRVETYLSRLNVASTYWPGDAEIKSSLATEAAYKRFKRARLRVFLEAAEDHLRGYTGSSPLAGGRVDRGRFPIEHVMPQAWETHWSVGDLAAEIDRRDHIHRLGNLTLLTEGLNSKVSNGPWLGEEGKRATVRKHDVFLLNKRIEDMSDDGWDETRIDQRTAALIDGLLTTWPVPEGHLGEIKDAPAAAVTYVSLQQLIAAGHLQPGTILRSRPGNWGEHEAVVLDGGDVKLDGQTFNTPSAAGHHVRKGATNGWHFWLLPDGRRLADVRDTYRRDTATSK; this is encoded by the coding sequence GTGGAGACCCTCGTTCGGACGCCGCAGGATATTTTCTACCTGCCCCAGCACCTGGTGGTACCGCTGTTTCAACGTCCCTACGTCTGGACCGAGGAGAACCAGTGGGAGCCGCTGTGGCAGGACCTGCGTCGGCTCGCGGAACTCCGCCTCGACAACCCGAACAGTGCCGCGACCCATTTCCTGGGGGCGGTTGTGCTTCAGGCTCAGGAGAATCTGACGGGCACGCTCCAGCCCAGACTGGTCATCGATGGTCAGCAGCGGCTGACGACGTTACAGCTGTTGATGGACGCTACGGCGGCGGTGCTGGAGTCTCGTTCCCAGGACAACCTGGCCCGTCGCCTGGAAGCGCTCACGCACAACCCCGATTATCAGATCGAGCTGGACGACGACGTGCTCAAACTCCGCCACACCAACCGGGACAAGGCGGGGTACAACGAAGTGATGCGGGCCGATCCGCCGATCGTCTACGCCGACTTGAAGCACGCCCACAGCTTGCTCGCGCTCGGACACAAGTTCTTCGGAGAAAGGGTCGAACAGTGGCTTGGTGATGCCGAGGAGACGAAGTTCGCGACGCGCGCTCAGGCCCTCACCAACGTCATCACCCAGTCACTGCAGCTCGTTGTCATCGATCTCAGGTCGGACGAGAATTCGCAGGAGATCTTCGAGACGCTCAATGCTCGTGGCACGCCGCTCACCGCTGCAGACCTGATCAAGAACTTCGTCTTCCAGCGGCTGACGGCCGAAGGAGTGGACACGCACAAGGCTTACGTCGAAGACTGGATTTTCGAGTCTTCCTTCTGGGAGAAGGAAGTCGGGGTCGGCCGGTACTTCATCAGCCGTAGCTCGTTGTTCCTCAACCAATGGCTGACTTCGCGTGTCGGCGAGGAGATCTCGCCGAAGCAGACCTTCGGCCGGTTCAAACACTTCGTAGAGCACGAGACCAGCTTGACGATGGCTGAACTGCTTCCGGTGCTCAAACAGCAGGCGGGGCTGTACCGGCGTTGGATCGACCGTGCGAACGACTCGCACGCGAATCTCGACGCAGTGGAGCTTTCCGTGTACCGGCTGCAGGCGATGGAGCTAGAGATCCTCAAACCGCTCCTGATTTGGTTGCACGAACCGGAAGCGGTGTACGACAAGAAGGTGATCGAGCGGGTGGTCCGTGCTGCCGAGAGCTGGATCGTTCGGCGAGCTCTCCTACGATTGTCCACCCCGGCTCTCGGTCGGGTGGTGGCCGATCTGGTCGCGACGCATCGGAACACGCCGCAGGCCGAGTTGGTCACGAGGGTCGAGACGTATCTGTCCCGGCTCAACGTGGCCAGCACTTACTGGCCGGGCGACGCTGAGATCAAGAGCTCGCTCGCGACTGAGGCCGCCTACAAGCGGTTCAAACGCGCTCGCCTTCGAGTCTTCCTAGAAGCGGCGGAAGACCATCTCCGGGGCTACACCGGTTCGTCTCCACTGGCCGGCGGGCGAGTGGACAGGGGACGCTTTCCGATTGAGCACGTGATGCCCCAGGCGTGGGAGACGCACTGGTCAGTGGGGGACTTGGCCGCCGAGATCGACCGTCGTGACCACATCCATCGACTGGGCAACCTCACCTTGCTCACTGAGGGCCTCAACTCGAAGGTGTCCAACGGCCCGTGGCTCGGTGAGGAAGGAAAGCGCGCCACAGTCCGCAAACACGATGTCTTCCTCTTGAACAAGCGGATCGAGGACATGTCCGACGACGGCTGGGACGAAACCCGGATCGATCAGCGGACCGCCGCGCTGATCGATGGGCTGCTGACGACGTGGCCAGTGCCGGAGGGACACCTCGGCGAGATCAAAGACGCTCCGGCTGCAGCTGTCACCTACGTTTCGCTCCAGCAGCTAATCGCTGCCGGTCACCTTCAACCTGGCACCATTCTGCGGAGCCGTCCGGGGAACTGGGGCGAACACGAAGCGGTCGTTCTCGACGGCGGCGACGTGAAGCTGGACGGCCAGACTTTCAACACTCCGTCCGCGGCTGGACACCATGTGCGCAAGGGGGCTACGAACGGCTGGCACTTCTGGCTCCTGCCCGATGGACGACGTCTCGCCGATGTCCGCGACACGTACCGGCGAGACACAGCCACGAGCAAGTAG